A DNA window from Tachysurus fulvidraco isolate hzauxx_2018 chromosome 4, HZAU_PFXX_2.0, whole genome shotgun sequence contains the following coding sequences:
- the LOC113639859 gene encoding serine protease HTRA2, mitochondrial, which translates to MATKHRPLLRIITETRRHVKDLPLGFVRYASSTCSVNQPAENTPVFRAPVSEGGRGGGGSSSRTCLLRAAALGLGLSALYGVNNERDKHVSMKTRPVTNTVLHCVAPTAYCASAYKGDSPRYKYNFIADVVEKSAPAVVYIDILGRHPFSGREIPISNGSGFIISADGLIVTNAHVVANKRGVRVKLANGDMYNATVQDVDQAADIATIKINAKHPLPTLRLGKSLDVRQGEFVVAMGSPFALRNTITSGIVSSAQRGSKELGLSNGNMDYIQTDAAIDFGNSGGPLINLDGEVIGINTMKVTAGISFAIPSDRLRLFLENAADKKSSWFSGSENKRRYIGVMMLTLTPSIITELKMRDPLFPDVTHGILIHRVITGSPANRAGMKPGDIVVEVNGKKVSTSEEIYNAVRTSDSINMVVRRGQDLLMLHISPEFTE; encoded by the exons ATGGCAACCAAACATCGTCCACTCTTACGGATAATCACAGAGACGAGGCGCCATGTGAAGGATTTACCTTTAGGATTTGTACGATATGCTTCCAGCACATGTTCAGTGAATCAACCAGCAGAAAACACGCCTGTGTTTAGGGCCCCGGTGTCGGAAGGAGGACGAGGAGGCGGTGGATCATCATCTCGGACGTGTCTCCTTAGAGCCGCGGCGTTAGGACTGGGGCTGAGTGCGTTATACGGTGTAAACAACGAGCGGGATAAACACGTCTCCATGAAGACACGACCTGTCACTAACACCGTGCTGCACTGCGTCGCACCTACAGCCTACTGTGCTTCCGCATACAAAGGCGACAGTCCGCGGTATAAGTACAACTTTATCGCGGATGTAGTGGAGAAATCGGCGCCTGCTGTAGTTTACATTGACATATTAGGACG GCATCCATTCTCTGGCCGTGAGATCCCTATTTCTAATGGTTCTGGCTTCATCATCAGTGCTGATGGTCTCATAGTGACCAATGCCCATGTTGTAGCCAACAAGCGTGGGGTTCGTGTCAAACTGGCCAACGGAGACATGTACAATGCCACTGTACAAGATGTGGATCAGGCCGCAGACATTGCAACAATTAAAATCAATGCTAAG CATCCCTTGCCCACACTGCGTCTTGGGAAGTCATTAGATGTTCGTCAGGGGGAGTTTGTGGTTGCCATGGGGAGCCCCTTTGCTCTGAGGAACACCATCACATCTGGAATAGTTAGTTCGGCTCAAAGAGGCAGCAAAGAACTGGGCCTGTCTAATGGCAACATGGACTACATACAGACCGATGCTGCCATAGAT TTTGGGAATTCAGGTGGTCCACTTATTAATTTG GATGGTGAGGTCATTGGTATTAACACCATGAAGGTGACTGCTGGGATTTCTTTTGCCATTCCCTCTGACAGACTTCGTCTTTTCCTTGAGAATGCTGCTGATAAAAAGA GTTCTTGGTTCAGTGGCTCTGAAAATAAACGCCGCTACATAGGAGTGATGATGTTAACACTAACACCCAG TATAATCACTGAGTTGAAGATGCGTGATCCCTTGTTCCCAGATGTAACACATGGAATCCTCATCCATCGTGTTATCACTGGCTCTCCGGCCAACAG agcgGGTATGAAACCAGGTGATATTGTGGTGGAAGTCAATGGGAAAAAGGTGAGCACCTCAGAAGAAATCTACAATGCAGTACGGACAAGTGACAGCATCAACATGGTGGTGCGCAGAGGTCAAGACCTCCTGATGCTGCACATTTCCCCTGAGTTCACAGAATAA
- the mrps26 gene encoding 28S ribosomal protein S26, mitochondrial codes for MFSAVVRSRNPVSLALSPRFGVVMDSVRGRKSRTDPKAKSKAGRIKTPPPVDPVEMVVLKQRYTEYNLIMRALRLQFKEEMLRKRYEEETGSLAEERAKQEAEEHRSLMAWNDAENLRLRKIRELRVQAETAAAEQRRKESAILHAQELENYIKEKEREILQLQEEAKNFITLENLDQRIEEALDNPKNYNFAINKEGQVVKQTVLQ; via the exons atgttttcagcTGTAGTTCGGAGCCGTAATCCGGTCTCCCTTGCACTGTCCCCTCGTTTTGGTGTCGTGATGGACAGTGTGCGGGGCAGGAAGTCTCGCACTGACCCGAAAGCCAAGTCCAAAGCGGGCCGAATCAAGACCCCGCCCCCGGTGGACCCTGTGGAGATGGTGGTGCTGAAGCAGCGCTACACTGAGTACAACCTCATCATGAGGGCACTTAG attACAGTTTAAAGAGGAGATGCTGAGGAAGCGCTATGAGGAAGAGACTGGTTCTTTAGCAGAAGAGAGAGCCAAACAGGAGGCTGAGGAACACAGATCCTTAATGGCCTGGAACGATGCAGAAAACCTTAGATTACGAAAAATACG TGAGCTGCGTGTGCAGGCAGAGACTGCAGCTGCTGAACAGAGGAGGAAAGAGTCAGCGATTTTGCATGCACAAGAGCTTGAGAattacataaaagaaaaagagagagaaatcctTCAGCTACAG GAAGAGGCAAAGAACTTTATTACACTGGAAAATCTGGATCAGCGGATTGAGGAGGCGTTGGACAACCCTAAAAACTACAACTTTGCTATAAATAAAGAAGGACAAGTGGTCAAACAAACTGTGCTGCAATAA
- the si:dkey-33c12.3 gene encoding vimentin, which yields MSLLSSSSLIRRWDNHSSPYRLSQMSFTPSRRLLKSEPLRYWEPNELSVVCTELLGVRAQEKEELVGLNDRFASYIEKVRCLEQQNRMLMGQLEALQVMQTQPSRLQQLFRQEAQDLRQQLHHETQDKEHMEVRKDKLRVEQEQLEKRWQEEVRQREWAEDELQRARDEADRTAMLTCDAEVRLISLAQELAFLKQVFAEEREGLKVQLQVSSLTTEPDVSRPDLSAALREIRTQYENLAKRNMQTAETWYQGKAANVAQVADKQQEAVRLVRGETAKHRQLLLACSNEVETLKSVINSLNSQLRELEETQSEEVAKYQGRISHLERDIADAKEEMSRYLKEYHDLLNVKMALDIEIAAYKQLLEGEEIRLTYYSLPILA from the exons ATGAGTTTActttcctcctcctcactgATCCGGCGCTGGGACAACCATTCCAGCCCCTACCGCCTCTCCCAGATGTCCTTCACTCCCTCACGGCGGCTGTTGAAGTCAGAGCCTTTGCGATACTGGGAGCCAAATGAGCTGAGTGTGGTATGTACAGAGCTGCTGGGAGTGAGAGCTCAGGAAAAAGAAGAATTAGTGGGGCTGAATGACCGTTTTGCCTCCTACATTGAGAAGGTGCGTTGTTTGGAGCAGCAGAATCGAATGTTAATGGGGCAGTTGGAAGCCCTGCAGGTAATGCAGACTCAGCCATCTCGGCTGCAGCAACTATTCAGACAAGAGGCACAGGATCTTCGCCAGCAGCTGCACCATGAGACCCAGGACAAGGAACACATGGAGGTGCGCAAAGACAAGCTGCGAGTGGAGCAGGAGCAGCTGGAAAAGAGATGGCAGGAGGAGGTGCGGCAGCGTGAGTGGGCTGAGGATGAGCTGCAGCGTGCAAGAGATGAGGCAGACAGGACAGCAATGTTAACCTGTGACGCTGAGGTGAGACTGATTTCTTTGGCGCAGGAGTTAGCCTTTCTGAAGCAGGTGTTTGCAGAAGAGCGGGAGGGGCTGAAGGTGCAGTTGCAGGTGTCCAGTCTCACCACAGAGCCAGATGTGAGCAGACCAGACCTCTCAGCCGCCCTGAGAGAGATCCGTACACAGTATGAAAACTTGGCCAAGCGCAACATGCAAACCGCCGAAACCTGGTACCAGGGAAAGGCGGCCAACGTGGCACAAGTAGCCGATAAGCAGCAGGAGGCTGTGCGCTTGGTGCGTGGGGAAACGGCCAAGCACCGTCAGCTGCTGCTGGCTTGCTCCAATGAGGTTGAAACTCTGAAGAGTGTTATCAACTCTCTGAATTCTCAGCTCAGAGAACTAGAGGAGACACAGAGTGAGGAGGTTGCCAAGTATCAG gggAGGATAAGTCATCTGGAGAGGGATATTGCTGACGCTAAAGAGGAGATGTCACGCTACTTGAAGGAATATCATGATCTGTTGAACGTAAAGATGGCCCTGGACATTGAAATTGCAGCATACAA GCAGCTGCTTGAGGGGGAGGAGATTCGGCTGACGTACTACTCTCTGCCTATTCTGGCATAA